A single window of Cheilinus undulatus linkage group 12, ASM1832078v1, whole genome shotgun sequence DNA harbors:
- the ammecr1 gene encoding AMME syndrome candidate gene 1 protein, translated as MGRKRCVGADCSKMAAGCCGVKKQKLSGSPGSGGPGGVGAGSGVAGTGHCGSELGIGSSATVAAGANVSRANGLGGPGGNVSGSSSSSGSSGTNALSPAPAGYTSSGLSPNLSAGPGSGSGGRKMVVSAEMCCFCFDVLYCHLYGYQPPRTPRFTNDPYPLFVTWKIGRDKRLRGCIGTFSAMNLHSGLREYTLTSALKDSRFPPMTRDELPRLFCSVSLLTNFEDVGDYLDWEVGVHGIRIEFFNEKGSKRTATYLPEVAKEQGWDHIQTIDSLLRKGGYKAPITNDFRKTIKLTRYRSEKMTMGYAEYIAHRQHHHYQNGIGHPLPPYNHYS; from the exons ATGGGTCGGAAGCGGTGTGTCGGTGCAGATTGTTCCAAGATGGCGGCCGGGTGCTGCGGGGTGAAGAAGCAGAAACTGTCGGGATCGCCCGGGTCGGGGGGTCCCGGCGGGGTGGGGGCGGGAAGCGGGGTGGCAGGAACCGGACATTGTGGCTCGGAGTTGGGGATTGGCTCCTCGGCGACCGTTGCAGCAGGAGCGAACGTGAGCAGAGCCAACGGCCTGGGGGGACCCGGGGGTAACGTTAGcggcagcagtagtagtagtggtagcAGCGGCACGAACGCTCTGTCCCCAGCCCCGGCCGGTTACACTTCATCCGGCCTCTCCCCGAATCTCAGCGCGGGACCTGGTTCGGGAAGTGGAGGCAGAAAAATGGTCGTCTCAGCGGAGATGTGCTGCTTCTGTTTTGACGTGCTTTATTGCCATCTGTACGGATACCAACCTCCGAGAACACCCAGGTTTACAAACGATCCCTA cCCGCTGTTTGTCACATGGAAAATAGGCAGAGACAAGCGGTTGAGGGGTTGTATAGGTACATTTTCTGCCATGAATCTGCACTCAGGACTCAGGGAGTACACCCTTACCAG TGCCCTTAAAGACAGCCGCTTTCCCCCGATGACGAGGGATGAGCTGCCTCGCCTCTTCTGCTCAGTGTCTCTTCTCACCAACTTTGAAGACGTCGGTGATTACCTTGACTGGGAG GTGGGTGTTCACGGTATTAGGATAgagtttttcaatgaaaaaggATCAAAGCGCACCGCCACCTACCTACCAGAGGTTGCAAAGGAGCAAG GTTGGGACCACATTCAAACCATAGATTCCTTACTACGAAAGGGAGGCTACAAAGCTCCCATCACAAATGACTTCAGGAAGACCATTAAGTTAACCAG GTACCGTAGCGAGAAGATGACAATGGGTTATGCAGAGTACATCGCCCACCGCCAGCACCATCACTACCAGAATGGCATCGGGCACCCTCTACCACCCTACAACCATTATTCCTGA